From the Theobroma cacao cultivar B97-61/B2 chromosome 2, Criollo_cocoa_genome_V2, whole genome shotgun sequence genome, one window contains:
- the LOC18609111 gene encoding E3 ubiquitin-protein ligase RHA2A — translation MGLQSQLTDVSSDSIPLLLVALVANCLGCLRNLLLDLLQSTGLLPCPDRTPTTIDDVGVLGSGLAGLIVLAEQLNLNKVFSYRYCGGAGGGGSDCVVCLCTLRDGEQVRKLDCCHVFHKDCFDGWLDHLNFNCPLCRSPLKTDQRVKTTPRRVGEDLLAWFSLR, via the coding sequence atgggattACAAAGCCAGTTAACCGACGTGTCGTCGGATTCGATCCCGCTTCTTCTCGTAGCACTAGTCGCCAACTGCCTCGGCTGCCTCCGAAACCTCCTCTTGGATCTCCTCCAATCCACCGGCCTCCTCCCTTGCCCCGACCGGACCCCCACAACCATCGACGACGTTGGAGTCCTAGGTTCGGGCCTCGCCGGCCTCATCGTACTCGCCGAGCAGCTCAACTTAAACAAGGTTTTCTCCTACAGGTACTGTGGCGGAGCAGGAGGAGGCGGCTCTGATTGCGTGGTCTGCTTGTGCACGCTAAGAGATGGGGAGCAGGTGAGGAAGCTCGATTGCTGCCACGTGTTTCATAAGGATTGCTTTGATGGTTGGCTTGATCATCTCAATTTTAATTGCCCGCTCTGTCGATCGCCTCTCAAAACCGACCAGCGCGTCAAAACCACGCCGAGACGCGTCGGTGAGGATTTGCTTGCTTGGTTTTCTCTTCGCTGA